GGCTGACCGCGTATGCTTTGGTTTTCCCCTGACGCAGCCGAGCATACGCTCAGCGGGTCGCCGCGTGAATGCGTCTGACCTCGGTTTCGGCGACCGCCGTGGATCGGGTGATTCGCCTGCCAGTCCGTGGCACAAGGCGCTGGGTCCCTGCCTGCGCAGGGACGACGTGAGTCAAGAACCGCGTAACACGCACATCTGGCAGCTCGCCGTTCCTTCGCAGGCAGGAACCCAGCGGCTTTGGGCTTTTCTCACCCCAACAACGCAAACGCATCCCGCGTCAGGTTCTCCGGCTCGCCCGTGGTGCACACCACGTCGTCCTCGATGCGGATGCCGCCGTACTTGCGGAAGCGGTCCACCCTGGCCCAGTCGATATCGCCCGCGAACGGCTTGTCCTTCAGCTCGGCCAGCAGCATGTCGATGAAATAGATGCCCGGCTCGATGGTGACCACCATGCCCGGCTCCAGCGTGCGGGTGAGGCGCAGGTACGGGTGGCCTTCGGGCTTGGGAATGGTGCCGCCGGTTTCCGACGCCTGGAAACCGGCGACGTCGTGCACCTGCATGCCGATGCCGTGGCCCAGGCCGTGCGGGAAGAATGCCGACGACACGCCCGATTCCACCGCGCTCTCGGGGCTCATGCGGATGAAGCCGTGCTCGCGAAGCACGCCGGCCAGCGCGTGGTGGGCGTGCACGTGCAGTTCCGGATAGCTCTGGCCCGCACGCACCTTCGCCACGAACGAACGCTCGGCGGCATCCACGCTGTCGATCAGGGCCTGGAATTCGGCGGCGTCCTTGCCCGCGTAGGTACGCGTGATGTCGCTGGCGTAGCCCGAGGCGCTGGCCCCCGCGTCGATCAGGAACGAACGACTCTCGGCCGGGGCGACGCGGTCGAAGTTCGTGTAGTGCAACACCGCGCCATGCTCGTTCGTGCAGACGATGCTGGCGTACGGCAGCTCGGCGTCGGTCTGGCCGACGGCGGCGAGGTAGGCCTGGTGGATGCCCAGCTCGCTCGCGCCCTCGCGGAACGCCTTCTCGGCCGCGCGATGGCCGCGCGTGCCGCGCCGGCTGGCCTCGCGCATCAGTTCCAGCTCGTAGGGCGTCTTGTAAGCGCGGTGGTAGTGCAGGTGGTCGACCACCGCCGGCGGATTGTTGGAGCAGACGTCCTTCAGGCCGCAGTGGGCGTCGCCGATGATGGCGCAGCGCGAGAGCATGGCGGGGAGCTCGGCGATGGCGTCGTCGGGCTTGCGCACCACCACGATGTCGAAGTGATCCACCCAGTAGCCGGTGGGCGCCTCGGGCACCACGTGCCAGTAATCGCGCGGCTGCAGGAATACCAGCTTGGGCTTCTCGCCCGGCGTGTACACCAGCCAGCTCCCCGGGGCATCGGTCAGCGGCAGCCAGTGCTTGAAATGGGGGTTCACGACGAACGGGTAATCCTGGTCGTCGAGGAACTTCGTGATCGGGCGGCCGGCCGGCACCACGAGATGGTCGAAACCGCCACGCGCCAGCGCGGTGTCGGTGCGCTCGCGCAGGGTGGCGAGATGCTGGGGATAGAGCGCGGCCAGCGCGTCGTTCATCGGTGTTCTCCGGGATCGGGGTGTGCGGGGAAACGCCAATGGTGCGCCCATGCGTGGCCTTCGCCAACCCCGGTCGAGCCGCCCGCCGAAAGGCCGCGAGGGTCAGGCCCTTGCGAAGACGACCATGTAATCCGCCGCGAGATCGCCCAGCCGATGGCGCAACAGCGTGGCCCGGTGGTCGTCCCTGCCGGTCAGGCTGAGCATGTGCGCGCCATACAACGTGATGGCGAAATGCCCCACCGCGAAATCGTGGTTCGGCGAGCGCCACTGCACCAGGGGTGTCCAGTTCGCGCAGGAGGGACAGGCCACGTAAGCCGAATCCGAGCCGTCGGACCAGATCGCCAGCGCTTCCTCGAGGGCGTCGCTGCCTTCTTCGCCGGGCGAGAGCTCGGCGCGGCAATCGGGGCAGCGGATGGTGAAGCCGCGGTCGTAGCGACTGAAGATGCCGTTCTCGGGGCCGCCTTCCACCAGATGCGAGCCGTCGGGGCCATCGACCCAGCGGTGCCCGCTGGCGTGCAGCCCGATGGCGAGGACGCCGGTGTCGTGGCGCAGCTGTTCGTCGGTCACGCGGAAGCGTGCCTCGGCGCCGTGCGCGTGCGGGCCGATGGTGCCGTCGCCGACCAGGCGCAGGTAGAGGGC
This window of the Luteibacter aegosomatis genome carries:
- the pepQ gene encoding Xaa-Pro dipeptidase, whose protein sequence is MNDALAALYPQHLATLRERTDTALARGGFDHLVVPAGRPITKFLDDQDYPFVVNPHFKHWLPLTDAPGSWLVYTPGEKPKLVFLQPRDYWHVVPEAPTGYWVDHFDIVVVRKPDDAIAELPAMLSRCAIIGDAHCGLKDVCSNNPPAVVDHLHYHRAYKTPYELELMREASRRGTRGHRAAEKAFREGASELGIHQAYLAAVGQTDAELPYASIVCTNEHGAVLHYTNFDRVAPAESRSFLIDAGASASGYASDITRTYAGKDAAEFQALIDSVDAAERSFVAKVRAGQSYPELHVHAHHALAGVLREHGFIRMSPESAVESGVSSAFFPHGLGHGIGMQVHDVAGFQASETGGTIPKPEGHPYLRLTRTLEPGMVVTIEPGIYFIDMLLAELKDKPFAGDIDWARVDRFRKYGGIRIEDDVVCTTGEPENLTRDAFALLG